A single window of Rhizobium sp. CCGE531 DNA harbors:
- a CDS encoding AraC family transcriptional regulator, with the protein MLQFSTTVLLKTKTVLIRDVVCNGDCRHKSDEECAHKTSLVYTYRGVFKRHVGQSEAVSEANQVVFFNRGQDYRISHPVEGGDSCLDLMIDDALLHELSPKEQIQSGEGVVFRRQRRRIDPRAQALVAMLRHGLSRNIAESLEGETLALTLVRRSLGERTSHEAGASFGRQKLVDRAKLVLTSDLARRWTLAEIAKEVGVSPVYLTQVFQQVEAMPLYRYQLRLRLARALDLLGTYDDLTMLGLDLGFSSHSHFSAAFKQTYGLTPAEFQRSAQLKPKRYAVR; encoded by the coding sequence ATGCTACAATTTTCGACAACCGTGCTGCTGAAGACGAAAACCGTCCTCATCCGCGATGTCGTCTGCAATGGCGACTGTCGGCACAAGAGCGATGAGGAATGCGCCCACAAGACAAGTCTCGTCTATACCTATCGTGGTGTCTTCAAGCGCCATGTCGGTCAAAGCGAGGCCGTTTCGGAAGCCAATCAGGTTGTCTTCTTCAATCGTGGACAGGACTACAGGATCAGCCACCCCGTCGAGGGTGGCGATTCCTGTCTCGATCTCATGATCGACGATGCCCTGCTTCATGAGCTTTCGCCAAAGGAACAGATACAATCCGGCGAAGGCGTCGTTTTCCGCCGCCAGCGCCGTCGCATCGACCCGCGAGCGCAAGCGCTTGTGGCGATGCTTCGTCACGGGCTCAGCCGCAACATAGCCGAAAGCCTCGAGGGCGAAACGCTGGCGCTGACGCTGGTGCGCCGCTCGCTCGGCGAGCGTACCTCGCATGAGGCAGGCGCAAGCTTCGGCCGGCAGAAGCTTGTCGACCGGGCGAAACTCGTCCTGACCTCCGATCTCGCCCGGCGGTGGACGCTTGCCGAGATTGCCAAGGAGGTCGGCGTCTCGCCGGTATACCTGACGCAGGTCTTCCAGCAGGTCGAAGCCATGCCGCTCTATCGTTATCAGTTGCGACTGCGGCTGGCGCGAGCGCTCGATCTTCTCGGCACTTACGACGACCTGACCATGCTCGGGCTCGATCTCGGCTTTTCCAGCCACAGCCACTTCAGCGCCGCCTTCAAGCAGACCTACGGGCTGACGCCGGCGGAGTTTCAGCGCTCGGCGCAATTGAAGCCGAAGCGCTACGCGGTTCGCTAA
- a CDS encoding DUF1127 domain-containing protein, with translation MQVTSITIPSGRIRIVRKAQRTPLSIFIDLVRALARKMAERRNRNALLELSDDQLKDIGLSRGQAGSDVHVYSRY, from the coding sequence ATGCAAGTCACAAGCATCACAATTCCTTCCGGACGGATCCGTATCGTCCGCAAAGCCCAGCGCACGCCTCTGTCGATCTTCATCGATCTGGTACGCGCCCTCGCCCGTAAAATGGCCGAGAGAAGAAACCGCAATGCGCTGCTCGAGCTTTCGGACGATCAGCTGAAGGACATAGGGCTTTCTCGCGGGCAGGCCGGAAGCGATGTCCATGTTTACAGCCGCTACTAA
- a CDS encoding carbohydrate ABC transporter permease has translation MRRAVLPTIAHRLAILCYVVFALFPLFWLLKVSVTPNDLLYTEGVRMWPSRTTWEHYAFVLQHSDFPTFFKNSVIVAGSTAIAVTICSSLSGYALSRFNFRAKYWIVALMLLTQMFPLVMLVAPIFKILTPLHLTNSLTGLVIVYTAFNVPFATFLMQSFFDGIPKDLEEAAMIDGATQFTAFRQIILPLTLPGIAATLGFVFTAAWSELLFALMLINGNQAATFPVGLLTFVSKFSVDFGQMMAAGVMALIPAALFFLLIQRYLVQGLTAGAVKG, from the coding sequence ATGAGACGAGCCGTCCTCCCCACTATCGCGCATCGCCTGGCGATCCTTTGCTATGTCGTCTTCGCGCTCTTCCCGCTCTTCTGGCTGCTGAAGGTCTCGGTGACGCCGAACGATCTGCTCTATACGGAAGGCGTGCGCATGTGGCCTTCGCGCACGACCTGGGAACACTATGCCTTCGTGCTGCAGCACAGCGACTTCCCGACATTCTTCAAGAATAGCGTGATCGTCGCCGGCTCAACGGCGATCGCGGTCACCATCTGCTCATCGCTCTCCGGTTACGCGCTCTCGCGTTTCAACTTCCGCGCCAAATACTGGATCGTGGCGCTGATGCTGCTGACGCAGATGTTTCCGCTGGTCATGCTCGTCGCGCCGATCTTCAAGATCCTGACACCGCTGCATCTGACCAACAGCCTCACCGGCCTCGTCATCGTCTACACGGCCTTCAACGTGCCTTTCGCCACCTTCCTGATGCAGTCCTTCTTCGACGGCATTCCGAAGGATCTGGAGGAGGCCGCGATGATCGACGGTGCGACGCAGTTCACCGCCTTCAGACAGATCATCCTGCCGCTGACGCTGCCCGGCATTGCTGCGACACTCGGCTTCGTCTTCACGGCGGCATGGAGTGAGTTGCTCTTTGCGCTGATGCTGATCAACGGCAATCAGGCCGCGACCTTTCCGGTCGGCCTTCTCACCTTCGTTTCGAAATTCTCGGTGGATTTCGGGCAGATGATGGCGGCGGGCGTCATGGCGCTCATTCCAGCCGCGCTCTTCTTCCTCCTCATCCAACGCTATCTCGTGCAGGGCCTGACGGCCGGCGCGGTCAAGGGTTAG
- a CDS encoding DUF2278 family protein encodes MPLNNYAVLKGRPINNRLATGSSPHYQVLVSENGTLYRIAINVRSQDGSEVEFLVRSRFEHPITAQLAELPEGLHPTPSQPGGVALDFIRGNLMQPWELKPLPISAAGPDNDLNEKIDAYIQRAMSDEQAMIYAFGEIWGLENNKADQYFGFKPGRGIHDIHFNQGNPPGKYASQNGPWQDGGLILEFPREQQWVAIFMKFQTQAWHSDDKDGSLIVPQDQDHPNLPHAPVDRDAIPTFDVPDGLVRIIAAYVNDVKTPERETVTLLNTADVPVDLSGWQIKDKQKNAMALSGSIAAGATRVVEIQPPVTLSNKGGIITLLNAQGLKVHGVSYTKEQARQPGRTIPFQG; translated from the coding sequence GTGCCGCTTAACAACTATGCCGTGCTCAAGGGCAGACCCATCAACAATCGATTGGCAACCGGTTCAAGCCCGCATTATCAGGTGCTGGTTTCGGAAAACGGGACGCTGTATCGCATCGCCATCAACGTACGTTCGCAGGATGGAAGCGAGGTCGAATTCCTCGTGCGCTCCCGCTTCGAACATCCGATCACCGCGCAATTGGCGGAGTTGCCTGAAGGCTTGCATCCGACACCGAGCCAGCCCGGCGGCGTCGCGCTCGATTTCATCCGCGGCAATCTCATGCAGCCTTGGGAGCTGAAACCGCTTCCGATCTCGGCCGCAGGTCCGGACAATGATCTTAATGAAAAGATCGACGCCTATATCCAGCGCGCCATGTCGGACGAGCAAGCGATGATCTATGCCTTTGGCGAGATCTGGGGACTGGAAAACAACAAGGCCGATCAGTATTTCGGCTTCAAGCCCGGCCGCGGCATTCATGACATTCATTTCAACCAGGGCAATCCACCCGGCAAATATGCTTCTCAGAATGGCCCCTGGCAGGACGGCGGGCTGATACTGGAGTTTCCCCGCGAGCAGCAATGGGTCGCGATCTTCATGAAATTCCAGACGCAGGCATGGCATTCGGACGACAAGGACGGATCGCTCATCGTGCCGCAGGATCAGGATCATCCGAACCTGCCGCACGCGCCGGTCGATCGCGATGCCATACCCACCTTCGATGTTCCGGATGGGCTAGTGCGCATCATTGCGGCCTATGTCAACGACGTGAAGACGCCCGAGCGGGAAACCGTCACCTTGCTGAATACCGCCGACGTGCCGGTCGATCTCAGCGGCTGGCAGATCAAGGACAAGCAGAAGAATGCGATGGCGCTCAGCGGTTCGATCGCCGCCGGCGCGACGCGGGTGGTCGAAATCCAGCCGCCCGTCACCTTATCCAACAAGGGCGGGATCATTACCCTGCTCAACGCGCAGGGTCTCAAGGTCCATGGCGTTTCCTATACCAAGGAGCAGGCAAGGCAGCCTGGGCGAACCATTCCGTTCCAGGGGTGA
- a CDS encoding sugar ABC transporter permease, producing the protein MTSITDTLDRRHDRRSWLKRLADASEPYLYSAPALILIIAVMLVPLAIGISYAFRDIQLLNPFSGGFIGLEHFRDLSKDTAFYWALKNTLWWTGASVVLQFIFGLILALLLDKPFVGRSIVQALVFLPWAVPSFLAGLNWSWLFNPVIGPIPHWLYAMGLMSEPGNILSDPHNAMWGPIVANVWWGIPFFAITLLAALQAIPRDLYEAASIDGAGWFERFRSITLPFLAPTIAITVLLRTVWVSNFADLIVVMTGGGPADRTQIVASYIFTQAFKRLDFGYASAIALVLLVLLLAYSMLIILLRQTLLNKD; encoded by the coding sequence GACGCCTCGGAGCCCTATCTCTACAGCGCCCCTGCCCTCATTCTCATCATTGCCGTGATGCTGGTGCCGCTGGCGATCGGCATATCCTACGCCTTTCGCGATATTCAATTGCTCAATCCATTTTCCGGCGGCTTCATCGGCCTGGAACACTTTCGCGATCTCTCCAAGGATACGGCCTTCTACTGGGCGCTGAAGAATACGCTGTGGTGGACAGGCGCTTCCGTGGTGCTGCAGTTCATCTTCGGGCTGATCCTGGCATTGCTCCTGGACAAGCCGTTCGTCGGCAGGTCGATCGTGCAGGCATTGGTGTTCCTGCCCTGGGCCGTTCCCTCCTTCCTCGCCGGCCTCAATTGGTCGTGGCTGTTCAACCCGGTGATTGGCCCGATACCGCATTGGCTTTACGCCATGGGCCTGATGAGCGAGCCGGGCAACATTCTCTCCGATCCGCACAACGCCATGTGGGGACCGATCGTCGCCAATGTCTGGTGGGGCATTCCCTTCTTTGCGATTACCCTTCTGGCAGCCCTTCAGGCCATCCCGCGCGATCTCTATGAAGCGGCATCGATTGATGGCGCCGGCTGGTTCGAGCGCTTCCGCTCGATCACGCTCCCCTTCCTCGCGCCGACCATTGCCATCACGGTGCTGCTGCGCACGGTCTGGGTTTCCAATTTCGCCGACCTGATCGTCGTCATGACGGGTGGCGGCCCGGCGGACCGCACGCAGATCGTCGCCAGCTACATCTTCACGCAGGCCTTCAAGCGCCTCGACTTCGGCTATGCCTCGGCCATCGCGCTGGTGCTGCTGGTCCTTCTTCTTGCCTATTCCATGCTGATCATCCTGCTGCGGCAGACCCTGCTGAACAAGGATTGA
- a CDS encoding efflux transporter outer membrane subunit: protein MPNIAIAAALAGTLTSCVVGSDYRTPDLAMPSHWGSKAGTKPSKAPQLSQWWKQLKDPTLDGLIEEAMASNLDVATAKAKIREARATYREQKGALLPSVEGTGSGTRTRTSAASSGTTDATFSTLYDGGFDASWELDLFGGNKRAAEAAKYGVDAADEQLRDTMLTLIGDVASYYVQAREYQALRDLAKRTAVSQRKSAALTHMEYLAGSATGVDTAKADALASSTESDIPAYEISYAEAVHRLSVLLGKPPATLGDRLKIGGPIPSPRMNVSTGIPADILISRPDVRLAERQLAQYTAKIGQAEANRYPSISLTGDISSSAANVGDLAKKSSIGWTFGPTLTVPIFQGGQLKAAVDVARAERDQYFIAYQSAVLSAMEDVENAVVSLTQERLKYAKLVSSSNSYRNASDLSRTLNKAGVTDFLDVLDAERSLYSAEESVIQSKASIATDYISLNKALGGGWDGQIDVSKPDVADSNTGPHLTAAK, encoded by the coding sequence TTGCCAAATATAGCCATCGCCGCCGCCCTTGCCGGGACGCTGACAAGCTGCGTCGTCGGCTCGGATTACCGGACACCCGATCTCGCAATGCCGTCTCATTGGGGCAGCAAAGCGGGGACGAAGCCCTCGAAAGCGCCGCAGCTGTCGCAATGGTGGAAGCAACTCAAGGATCCGACACTTGATGGGTTGATCGAGGAGGCGATGGCCAGCAACCTCGATGTGGCGACCGCCAAGGCAAAAATCCGCGAAGCACGCGCCACTTACCGCGAACAGAAAGGCGCGTTGCTGCCGAGCGTCGAGGGAACCGGTTCGGGGACGCGAACACGCACGTCGGCCGCATCAAGCGGCACGACCGACGCGACCTTCTCCACGCTCTATGACGGCGGCTTCGACGCCAGCTGGGAACTCGATCTCTTCGGCGGCAACAAGCGCGCCGCAGAGGCGGCAAAATATGGTGTCGATGCTGCCGACGAGCAGCTGCGCGACACCATGCTCACATTGATTGGCGATGTCGCTTCCTACTACGTCCAGGCGCGCGAATACCAGGCGCTGCGCGATCTTGCCAAGCGCACCGCCGTATCACAGCGCAAGAGCGCGGCCCTTACGCATATGGAGTATCTGGCAGGCAGCGCCACCGGCGTCGACACGGCCAAGGCCGATGCTCTCGCCAGCAGCACCGAGTCGGATATTCCTGCCTACGAAATCTCCTATGCGGAAGCGGTCCATCGTCTGAGCGTGCTGCTGGGCAAGCCACCCGCCACGCTCGGGGACAGGCTCAAGATCGGCGGCCCGATTCCGAGTCCCAGAATGAATGTCTCGACCGGCATTCCCGCCGACATCCTGATTTCGCGGCCGGACGTCCGTCTCGCGGAGCGGCAACTTGCACAATACACGGCGAAGATCGGCCAGGCTGAAGCCAACCGCTATCCGTCCATCTCGCTGACAGGCGACATTTCTTCGTCGGCCGCCAATGTCGGCGATCTGGCGAAGAAGTCCTCCATCGGATGGACGTTCGGCCCGACGCTGACGGTGCCGATCTTCCAGGGCGGCCAGCTCAAGGCCGCCGTCGATGTTGCCAGGGCGGAGCGGGATCAATATTTCATCGCCTACCAGTCGGCCGTGCTGTCGGCCATGGAGGATGTCGAAAACGCGGTCGTATCCCTGACCCAGGAGCGGCTGAAATATGCCAAGCTCGTTTCGTCCAGCAACTCCTATCGCAACGCATCGGATCTCTCGCGAACGCTGAACAAGGCGGGCGTCACGGATTTTCTCGACGTGCTCGATGCCGAGCGTTCGCTCTACAGCGCCGAGGAATCCGTCATTCAAAGCAAGGCCTCGATCGCCACCGATTATATCTCGCTCAACAAGGCGCTCGGCGGAGGCTGGGACGGGCAGATCGATGTCTCCAAGCCTGATGTGGCCGACAGCAATACCGGCCCGCATTTGACGGCGGCCAAGTAA
- a CDS encoding ATP-binding protein, translating into MRSLGARLALLLLTAIVLVVISSSFVASLVMRGPRPDMTIDRTARQLAILATFAEKDRAMAESAGLIIAPMPASGPPDEELSRFLMEALLRISGMRDAIISHQSTGELIASLKLSDGKWLVMPMAPHGPPPDGWKILAGWLGLIIIGSVLVSVFAASKIMKPLRLLEQAVAAVHPDGTLPHIPESGPGEIRATAQALNGLSARVKAATESRMRLVAAAGHDLRTPMTRMRLRAEFIQDHDERRKWFTDLEELDRIADSAIGLVREEISKDSLERVRLDRIVDGIVTELKAIDMNVKSGDLEQATICAGPLAVTRALRNLLINAATHGQSATVTVTHLGNRAVVRIIDTGPGIPEDRLDQVFEPFFRIDIARQRSFPGAGLGMAIAREIVTRFEGEITVRNRQPRGLEQVVSFKSAEAKAAG; encoded by the coding sequence ATGAGGTCACTTGGTGCGCGCCTGGCGCTACTCCTGCTGACAGCCATCGTCCTGGTCGTCATTTCTTCGTCTTTCGTGGCAAGCCTCGTCATGCGAGGGCCACGACCGGACATGACGATCGATCGGACGGCCCGGCAGCTCGCCATTCTCGCGACCTTCGCGGAGAAGGATCGAGCCATGGCTGAATCGGCGGGACTGATCATCGCTCCCATGCCAGCCAGCGGCCCGCCTGACGAAGAACTCTCCCGCTTTCTCATGGAGGCACTGCTACGCATTTCCGGCATGCGCGACGCAATCATATCGCACCAGTCGACGGGCGAGTTGATCGCGTCGCTGAAGCTCTCCGACGGCAAGTGGCTGGTCATGCCGATGGCGCCGCACGGCCCGCCTCCGGATGGCTGGAAGATCCTTGCGGGCTGGCTCGGCCTCATCATCATCGGCAGCGTGCTCGTTTCCGTCTTTGCCGCTTCGAAGATCATGAAGCCGCTGCGTCTGCTGGAACAGGCGGTGGCGGCAGTCCATCCGGACGGCACGCTGCCCCACATACCGGAAAGCGGCCCGGGCGAAATCCGCGCCACCGCACAAGCGCTCAACGGCCTTTCGGCCAGGGTGAAGGCGGCGACGGAAAGCCGGATGCGGCTCGTAGCCGCCGCCGGGCACGATCTGCGAACCCCGATGACCCGGATGCGGCTGCGTGCCGAATTCATCCAGGACCACGATGAGCGGCGCAAATGGTTTACCGATCTGGAGGAGCTCGACAGGATCGCCGATAGTGCCATCGGCCTCGTTCGCGAAGAGATTTCCAAGGACAGCCTGGAACGGGTCCGGCTCGACAGGATTGTCGACGGTATCGTCACGGAACTGAAGGCGATCGATATGAACGTCAAGAGCGGTGATCTGGAGCAGGCAACGATCTGCGCGGGGCCGCTGGCCGTCACGCGCGCCTTGCGCAACCTGCTCATCAATGCCGCAACGCATGGCCAATCGGCGACGGTGACGGTCACGCATCTTGGCAACCGGGCTGTCGTCAGAATTATCGATACCGGTCCCGGCATCCCCGAGGATCGATTGGATCAGGTATTCGAACCCTTTTTCCGCATCGACATCGCAAGGCAAAGATCCTTCCCCGGCGCCGGCCTCGGCATGGCCATTGCGCGTGAAATCGTCACCCGGTTCGAGGGCGAAATCACCGTGCGAAACCGCCAGCCACGGGGGCTGGAGCAAGTCGTATCGTTCAAGAGCGCCGAGGCCAAGGCCGCGGGCTAG
- a CDS encoding response regulator transcription factor — protein sequence MNASVPPDILIVDDDHEIRSLLSRYLEEQGFRVSTASDLRGCNDALNRRQPDLMVLDVMLPDGSGLDLCRDLRNRRPRVPVILLTALKEDIDRILGLEIGADDYLGKPFNPRELAARIRAVLRRMNEDSSAEPEQRRYQFADMVLDPQLRRVSKDNGEVIALTGAEFDLLKAFLERAGRLLSRDQLLDLTQGRDRDPADRSIDVLMSRLRRKLGETTEDPIFRTIRNGGYQLVVPVTAIKGDS from the coding sequence ATGAACGCCAGCGTCCCGCCGGATATTCTGATCGTCGACGATGACCACGAGATACGTTCGCTCCTGAGCCGATATCTCGAGGAGCAGGGATTCCGCGTATCGACGGCGAGCGACCTTCGCGGATGCAATGACGCGCTCAACCGCCGCCAGCCCGACCTGATGGTGCTGGATGTCATGCTTCCCGATGGATCCGGCCTCGATCTCTGCCGTGACCTGCGAAACCGCCGTCCAAGGGTTCCCGTCATTTTGCTGACCGCCTTGAAGGAGGATATAGACCGTATCCTCGGTCTTGAGATTGGCGCCGATGACTATCTCGGCAAACCGTTCAATCCGCGCGAACTGGCCGCGCGCATTCGCGCTGTGCTGCGTCGTATGAACGAGGACTCTTCGGCGGAGCCCGAGCAAAGGCGCTATCAGTTCGCGGATATGGTGCTTGATCCGCAACTTCGTCGGGTGAGCAAGGATAATGGCGAGGTAATTGCGCTGACGGGGGCAGAATTCGATCTTCTCAAGGCGTTCCTCGAGCGCGCCGGCCGGCTGCTGTCGCGCGACCAGCTGCTCGACCTGACGCAGGGGCGTGATCGCGACCCCGCCGATCGCTCGATCGACGTCCTGATGAGCCGGCTGCGCCGCAAGCTGGGAGAAACGACGGAAGATCCTATTTTCAGAACGATCCGTAACGGCGGCTATCAGCTCGTCGTCCCGGTAACGGCTATCAAAGGCGATTCATGA
- a CDS encoding Xaa-Pro peptidase family protein, with the protein MSWQHPVPRITEEERQQRLSRLRQLLDQHGLAGMLLGPTESLRYFTGLVWHASERFLGALVTPTAFYYIVPGFERSRVETLPHLPAEILEWQEEESSAALIARALGYSGVLALDVNMPLYFYNALAIELGAERLANGGPLVNGLRRIKSPAEIALIQYAMNLTLDVHRQAHALLKPGIRASEVMEFIDRRHREAGAHGGSTFCIVSFGEATSLPHGADGDQTLGEDDVILVDTGARIDGYHSDLTRTYKLTAGDSAFEDAWAIEREAQQAVFDAAKLGAACSSLDDAARAVLAKHALGPDYKLPGLPHRAGHGLGLDIHEEPYIVRGNATALAPGMCFSNEPMIVFPQKFGIRLEDHIYMAADGPRWFTQPSKGPTEPFA; encoded by the coding sequence ATGTCGTGGCAACATCCCGTACCCCGGATCACCGAAGAGGAACGGCAGCAACGCCTTTCGCGACTTCGCCAACTGCTCGACCAGCACGGGCTGGCCGGCATGTTGCTCGGACCGACAGAAAGCCTCAGATATTTCACCGGGCTCGTCTGGCATGCGAGCGAGAGATTCCTGGGGGCACTCGTCACGCCGACCGCGTTCTATTACATCGTCCCAGGCTTCGAGCGCAGTCGCGTGGAGACGCTGCCGCATCTGCCGGCCGAAATCCTCGAATGGCAGGAAGAGGAGAGCAGTGCGGCATTGATCGCTCGCGCGCTCGGATATTCGGGCGTTTTGGCGCTCGACGTCAATATGCCGCTCTATTTCTACAACGCATTGGCGATCGAGCTTGGAGCCGAGAGACTGGCCAATGGCGGACCGCTTGTCAACGGCCTGCGCCGGATCAAATCTCCCGCGGAAATCGCACTCATCCAATATGCGATGAACTTGACGCTCGACGTGCACAGGCAGGCTCATGCCTTACTCAAGCCCGGCATCCGCGCTTCAGAAGTGATGGAATTCATCGACCGGCGGCATCGCGAAGCGGGCGCTCATGGCGGTTCGACCTTCTGCATTGTGTCCTTCGGCGAGGCGACCTCGCTTCCGCATGGCGCAGACGGCGATCAGACGCTCGGCGAAGATGATGTCATCCTCGTCGACACCGGTGCACGCATCGACGGCTATCATTCTGACCTGACACGGACATACAAGCTGACGGCCGGCGATAGTGCCTTTGAAGACGCCTGGGCGATCGAGCGCGAGGCGCAGCAAGCAGTTTTCGATGCGGCAAAGCTGGGTGCTGCCTGTTCCAGCCTCGATGATGCGGCGCGTGCCGTGCTGGCGAAACATGCACTCGGCCCCGATTACAAACTGCCGGGCCTGCCGCATCGCGCCGGCCATGGTCTCGGGCTGGATATCCATGAGGAGCCTTACATCGTGCGCGGCAATGCGACGGCGCTTGCGCCCGGCATGTGTTTCTCGAACGAACCGATGATCGTCTTCCCGCAGAAATTCGGCATCCGGCTGGAGGATCATATCTATATGGCGGCGGACGGCCCGCGCTGGTTTACCCAGCCATCCAAGGGGCCGACCGAACCTTTCGCTTGA
- the ugpC gene encoding sn-glycerol-3-phosphate ABC transporter ATP-binding protein UgpC codes for MASIDIQNVKKAYGHVQVLHDIDLRIKDGEFVVLVGPSGCGKSTLLRMIAGLEDISGGEIRIADNRVNELHPKDRDIAMVFQSYALYPHMNVAGNMSYSLRLRKMAKDSIAKAVAGAATKLGLDPLLERRPKALSGGQRQRVAMGRAIVRQPKAFLFDEPLSNLDARLREQMRAEIKRLHSDLKATSIYVTHDQIEAMTLADRIVAMHGGVVQQVGSPLELYDRPANLFVAGFIGSPGMNFLDATYEGNGVKLKDGTLVPLSEPLTLSAGTKVTLGIRPEHVVLSSDQSGMSANVELVEPTGFGIILHLSLHGLPFKVFTLDRSALSAGPQVNVAFPQQYLHVFGEDGTRAA; via the coding sequence ATGGCATCGATCGATATTCAGAACGTCAAGAAGGCCTATGGCCATGTGCAGGTCCTGCACGACATCGATCTCAGGATCAAGGACGGCGAGTTCGTCGTTCTCGTCGGCCCTTCCGGCTGCGGCAAATCCACCCTGCTTCGGATGATTGCCGGCCTCGAAGACATCAGCGGCGGCGAAATCCGCATCGCGGACAACCGCGTCAACGAGCTGCATCCGAAGGATCGCGATATCGCCATGGTCTTCCAGTCCTATGCGCTTTATCCGCACATGAATGTCGCCGGCAATATGAGCTACAGCCTGCGGCTGCGGAAGATGGCGAAGGATAGCATCGCCAAGGCGGTTGCCGGTGCGGCAACCAAGCTCGGCCTCGATCCGCTGCTCGAACGCCGGCCGAAGGCGCTCTCGGGCGGCCAGCGTCAGCGTGTCGCCATGGGCCGCGCCATCGTGCGGCAGCCGAAAGCCTTCCTCTTTGACGAGCCGCTTTCGAACCTCGACGCTCGTTTGCGCGAGCAGATGCGCGCCGAAATCAAGAGGTTGCACAGCGATCTTAAAGCGACGTCGATCTATGTGACCCACGACCAGATCGAGGCAATGACACTGGCGGACCGCATCGTCGCCATGCATGGCGGGGTGGTGCAGCAGGTCGGCAGCCCGCTTGAACTTTACGATCGGCCCGCCAACCTCTTCGTCGCCGGCTTCATCGGTTCGCCAGGGATGAATTTTCTCGATGCAACTTACGAAGGCAATGGCGTCAAGCTCAAGGACGGCACACTCGTTCCGCTTTCGGAGCCGCTGACATTGTCTGCTGGCACGAAGGTGACGCTCGGCATTCGGCCTGAGCATGTCGTGCTATCGTCGGATCAGTCCGGCATGTCCGCCAATGTCGAACTCGTCGAGCCCACGGGCTTCGGCATCATCCTGCATCTTTCGCTGCACGGGTTGCCTTTCAAGGTATTCACGCTTGATCGCAGCGCGCTGAGCGCCGGTCCGCAGGTGAATGTTGCCTTCCCGCAGCAGTACCTGCACGTCTTCGGCGAGGACGGAACGAGAGCGGCATAA